The window GCCGACTTTCCAGACTGGCACAGAGGACAGGGCTGGGACtagggaagaaatgaaaatgaaaacgcCACGGAGCAAGCTCCACCTCACCCAGGGCCAGCTGGGCTTCTTGCAGAAATGCTCCCTGGATTGGCTTGTGTGAGCTTCTCAAATGATACggattttattttgttgaatatttttatcagttggatttttaaaaaatatttattttggggcagTGCTGCGCTGtagagggtgaagccactgcctgcattgccattATCCTGTAcaggtgctggtctgagtcccgctgctccacttggagccagctccctgcttgcacccctgggaaggcagtggaaaatggcccaagtacataggcccctgccacccatgtgggagacccagcgttggctattggcagccatttgggaagtaaaccagatggaagctctctccctgcaTCCCaccacctgcctttcaaataagtaaatcttaactggggccaatgctgtggcacagtgggtaaagccgctacctgaagcaccagcatcccatatgggcgctgcttccagtccagctgctccacttccagtccagctctctgctatggcctgggaaagcagtagaagatggccaagtccttgggctcctgcactcgcgtgggagacccagaagaagcttctgactttggatcagcacagctccagctgttgtggccatctggggagtgaaccagcagatggaagacctctctctctctctcgcctttcaactaaataagtaaatctttaaataagaaatttatttcaaaggcagagttgcaaaaaagagagataccttccacctgctggttcactcccagagtggctacaatggccaggtgtgggccagggtgaaggcaggagcctgggtctcccatgttgggtgttggagtccaagcacttgggctatcaactgctgccttcccaggtgcattagcaggagctggagcagaggtggagcagcctgacCCTGAACTAGCGCTCAGGGAATGCCAGCCCCATCGGTGGCATTATCCATGTGTGTGACATCTAGTTCTCCATCTTTTTGCCCAAATCCTCTTGTATGAGGCAGGGCTGACATTTTTTCCTCAGAAAAGCAGATGTCATTTCCTCGTGTTTGAAAGTGCATTTCCTGTCTTGataaaggcagtggaagacgactTCGTGGAAATGCGCAAGAACGACCCTCAGAGCATCACCGCCGACGACCTGCACCAGCTGCTCGTGGTGGCCAGGTGAGCAGACGTCAGGGCTGGCGCTCCCCGGGGTAGTGGCGGGAGCTTAGGCCGACTTCTCCTTCTGCAGACGCCTCTCGCAAGGGCTCAGTGACCTGCCGCCATGCTTCCGATCAAGCCTCACCTGGCTCTCCCGTGTCCTGACACGCACTGTGTCCTTAAAAAGCATTGCTGAGGCTTGAAGAAAACGACTCCATCCTCGTTCTGGACTCagttgtttttctgtttccaacGCAGGTTTCTGTCGCTCAGCGCCGGTCAGACAACTCTGTCGCGAGAACGGTGGCTCAGAGCAAAGCAGCTGGAGTCGTTAAGGAGACACAGGCTTCAGCAGCAGAAGTGTGTGAATGGGAACGAACTGTAACGACCTGACACCTCTGAGGCGGGCGGATCAGAGCCACGTGATTGTAGAATTCAAATGCCATTTATACTACATCGTTTTACAGACAATTTCTATCCGAAACCAATGACTTTTCTTGAAATCAAGCCTGGTAACATCTGAAGTTTATATGATATTCAGTTAGGGCTTTTACCTTACTGATTTTATGGAGCTTTTGAagtttgttttataattatataaattagtAACAATGTACAAAAACATATTTGATACTGAACATTTAATATTGATAACATTGTTGATTATCCCATTTCCTGAGCTCCAGCTAAGTCACAGGCCAAACTTTGTTGAATTGCTAATGTTAACTTCATTTGAAGATTGTTGCAATTAGAGGTTAGAGGACTCTGCAATTAACGGTGGTTTGTTCAGGTCTGGGTCTAGGGTGCGAGTGTCCTTGCCGCCGACCCACAGAGCTGGCAGAAACGCTGGGCTCCGGCAACTCTCTCCACTTAGTGGACAGGCTCGGGCCTGGGGGCGTCACACGTAGCAGTGCCTCCCAGGCTTTTGGACGTCATGGACCAGAAATCTTTCCAAAAACTTATGGGACGGGGTTGCCAATTTATTTTGCCAAGTAATCAGAAATAAATCACTgtattatcacttttttttttttttcataaaaggatAATCTCAGAGTCCTTTCAGTGGAATAAATTTAGTGTTTTGAAAAGCACCTGTCCTCACTGTTCTCATTGGATCCCAGTGGATTGAGAACCCCTGACAGGACTCACCTGAGGGACTGCTGCCCCGCAGTTGTGCCCAAATATGAAATAAGCAAAATAGTAAACTTCGGGGAGAAAAAGATTATAAATCGCAATTCCCTGAGGTTTGAGCTTTTTAGGTTTATCAGTTACTTTCAAATGCATTAGATCAAACTAACGTCTGCTGTTCCGGCAAAGGCCTGAGAAAACTACAAGTAGTTTTCCGGAGACCACCTAACAACTCGAATACTCAAACTTTTATAGGAACAAAAATTTTTCCGGTAGCTGGAGAGCAAACTGATACACTGTGCAGTGTGACTATGCGACAAGAGTCCGAGGCTTAGGATGTTGCTTTTCTAAAGCCGTCAGTGGTACACGAGGACTTCCGTTTAGTCAGTAACTTACCTAGTTGGAACCAGATCCAGTGATCCCTTACATTTTTTCTGTGAGGCCTAAGTTGACATTGTGAACCACGGAAATGGAGTCAGCCTTGAAAATTCAAGGGATCTGAACGCCTGGTGAAGGGAAGTAAAAATTCATAGTTCAACTTTTCTTAAAGacaaatctatttttataaactAATGTAAATAATGTTTATATTAGAATTCTaactggttttcatttttataactggTAGACTAGACCTTCCTTAAACTTTTAGAAATAAAGTGCCCACTGGATTTGTGAtaatacattttctttgtccTAGAACAAAGTAGACAAGTTACCGTGAGTCTAATTGTGCCAATGTAAACTGTAATTTACCAAAGAGAAATACACAATTTGCTTGGTCTTGCAGAAAAGTTCCTTTAAGAGAACCctctgtccaataaataaaacttcccaAATTACCAGTACCTTGCGCTGTCATGAATTCTAAAATTCAGCATCCATGCGATCAGTATGGCAAAGAACTTGTCTGCTGGGTGGACGGGCTGCAGAGGAAAACctaagagggggaggggagcacggGGGACCGGATGGCGttggcttttttatttaaagacatttatttgaaaggcagttatatatagagagatcttctatccactctccaaatggccgcaatggccaaggctgggccaggagcttcatcctggtctcatgtgggtacaggggcccgagcaatTGAGctatccactgctgctttcccaggcgccttagcaggagctggatcaaaagtgcagtGGCAGAGGCTTGTGCTGGTGCCCGTGtgcaggccagcagcaggcaggcGCTCAGCCCACACTGCACCGGGATGGCATCATGACTCCAGGCCCACCACGCAGACTAACTCTGATCCAGAAGCGGCCTCCTCCCAGCGCACACGTGGACTCTGCTGCTCTAAGGGAAGCCGGCAATCCTGCTTCCGTGACTGAGAACTGGCAGCAAGCGGTGCCTTCCAATCACTCCGCGGAGCTTACAAGGCCTGTTGTCCTCGTTTATGTTGTGGGACGTTTTTCTTCCGGGTCTTAATACTGGTTAGAGCAGAATAAAGCATTCGGGTGTCAAcgtttggggtttttttgtttgtttgttttttgacaggcagagtggacagtgagagagagagagaaaggtcttccttttgccgttggttcaccctccaatggccgccacggccggcgcgctgcagccggcgcaccgcactgatccgatggcaggagccaggtgcttctcctggtctcccatggggtgcagggcccaagcacctgggccatcctccactgcactccctggccacagcagagagctggcctggaagaggggcaaccgggacagaatccggcgccccgactgggactagaacccggtgtgccagcaccgcaaggcggaggattagcctagtgagtcgcggcgcccgGCCAACGTTTGGGTTTTAAAATATGGTCTGTGACCCACTTCATCACTGTTAAAGCCATGAGAACACTTCAGAGGAGTATTTGGAAACACTTAGATCAAGTATCCGATTATAAAGCAAATTCTTTGTCTGAAGACTCCTCACACTTTTGTCACATTAAATTACAATGGTACTTTATTTTAATAGTCACAAGATTTGACACTTGAAAAAAAGAGCACACTAATAAATAACAAAAGTGGAATGCTCAAAGTCCCAACAGACAGAATGTTCAGCTGAGAATCACGTCAACAGATAAGGCTCCGAGGACACACACTGCTACTGTGCTAGGCCGTGCACCGTCTTCCTGTGTAACGGGTTAGAGGCTCTGGTCCCACATGGTTAGGATTGCAGTCGTAAAACCGCCATAAACTGAATTTTTACTAGTTCTGATAGCCTACCTAAGATGCTGAGGAGGGTCCCTCCACCTGtgcagaaaaaggaaatgaagacttCCTCGGTTTCCAGTGCTCTGCACTGTCCAGTGCGACATTCCCGAGGTGAAACCCCGCAGGTGCTGGTCACAGCTCAGCCGTCGGGGTTACCCTCTGACGGGCAGGCTGGGAGTATGTAGGTGGCtggatatttaaaatttgttcaaGTAGAATATGGGAAAAAACAAGAATACATTTCTTCCTTATAGCATCAGTAACCCTCAATTAACTTCATAAGGAACCGCTAAATCATCAAAAGTAAACAATCTTAATACTCAAATGCTTCTCCTGATGAGTAACACTTTTTAGAGTTACCAAAAACTGTATAATTTACCTTGTAGAGGTTAACACACAGGAATGAACTAACAATTCTAGAAAGCACTAGTCCCCTAAACGTGTCCATCCTTTGTCCATTCACCTGATATGCTCCACCCACTCCACCCCACTCCACCGAAGTTCCAGGTTCTGTCCCGAAGCGCCTTCCTGAACTGCCCTTGGATGAGCAGCTCTGTGGTGTACCGTTGCTCGGGTCTACACGGCGTGGGGAGACGCACACCTCTAGGCCTGGCTGTCGGATCTGGAGATCTGCTCATGTCCAGACTCCTTTTAAAACTTCCCAATAAACATAATTTGTGACCCCTTGACTCGTTAGACAGTACAAGTTAAGATTCCCTACTAAGTGAGAATTACTTTTCAAGCATAAATAAAAGCCAcagccagccgcggtggccacgcCCTAGATCTGAATTATCCGCGTCTGGCACTGCGTGAACATACTTCTCAGTTCACTCTGCTGGACTTCAGCAGCGACCTCGGGCTCGGCGGGACTCTTCTGAACTTTGGCCACCGCAAAGTTTATCCCGTGGGTGAGTCCAGCTTGGGTGAAACTGGCAACTTGGACCATGGAACTTCGAATCTTTGCAAAGGGAGAGACTGCTCTGCTGCTACTGCTCTCTGAAGGGGAAGGGGTTACGTGAAGCCCAGTCTCAAGTTCAAGCACACCGGAACAGGAGCTGGGGGTCTTTTGAGATAAAACTGAACGCACTGGTTCTACCGACAGAAACTGCGAGTCTGCGGCAGGAAGCGCCACATTTAACTGGGAGGGCCGCGAAGGCATCTGGTCCGTGGGTCCTGGCTGCGTTTCTTCCTTCGAAACTTGGTCGGTCACCGGATTGCCCTCCTCGCTAGCCTGCTGGCGCGTGGGGCTGGCCTCTGAGAGCGGGGCCGCTTTGCTTCGTGCGTCCTGCACAAACCTGTGGCAGTAAACATCCACAGTCAGCGTGTGGATGCTGTCGGCAGAAGGACTTCTCTtcggaggagactcctggcctCTTCCAAACCCACTTCCATGAGCGCCAGTCATCTCCGAGGGGGCGTGAATGCTGACGTCAGAGCCACTGACAGACTGGGACCGGCTGCCTAAGCGCGGTGCCGAGGCAATAATCCCACAGCTAGGAAGAACGTAGTCCCCAGGGCCGACGCTCTCCAAGGAGTTAGCCAGCTGCCTGTCTCCATCAGGCGAGGCGTTGGTCAGGAACTCGTCGGAGTGGTACGAGTCGTTGTCTGAAGACACGTCCCCGTCAGACTCCGCCTGCACCTTCTTGTCCACCGCGCCCGTGGTCTCCATGGTCTCAAGGCTGCTATCTGACTTCCAAAGATTGACCTTTAGGTTTGGTTTTAGGAAGTTAACTTTCATTTCCGGTTTCGTGAAGTTTCCTAGCTTTCGCAGGTTGCCGATATTCACGTTAGATTTGGTCTGCTTCACTTTTTGGTTTAGAGATGAAAATTTGCTCATTAAGAAATTCTTTCCCTGGGCCAGAGAGCCTTGGTTTTGAGATCTGATCCCAATGATGTCTTCGTGAGGCTTACTGCTTTTCCtacaaagcagaagagaaaacagTTAATTCCTCATGGAGTCGATAAACCAGTTCCAGTCACTAATTTAGGTGAAAGTTGGTCCCCATTTCTTGAAAATACTGCCCTGTTAACTGATGAACCCAAATAGGTCCTCCGAGTTGACAGGAAAACACCAACGGAAATGTGTAAGCTGTCTACATAATCTAAAATGTTCCAGCAGCCACACTAACATGGACAATTTAAAACCACTGAACCCAATGTATACGAAGTGTAATCATCAACACATCGTTTGTATTAAAAGATGAGTACCAGCTTGCTCTGTGTCTGTCCTGTGTCTCTGAAACAGCCACCAGGTAGCATTCTACTCCCGGCACACCTGCCTTAGGCCTCGGCCCGCCCAGCGTCTCCCAATCTCAGCCCCGCACAAAGGCACCACTGACTAAGCAGGAGCCTGCAACCGAAACCCCTCTCTGTCTGAcctcgggagggagggagggggagagggacgaGACTTCCATTACCTTAAGTTTCCGTGGATCCCCTGCATGCATTTAAGACAGACCTGGGCATGTAAGCGAACTCCTCTTACCGCCTGCTTCGTCACCCCCCGGGAGCGCTATGCTGCTGGCCACAGAACGCACACCCGTGTCCCCGCTCGTCACTCAGGACAGGAGGCCCGGAGTGAGGGAAATGACCCCCCAGCAGCATTCCTCCAGGCCGCCCCGGGGCCCCGGGGCCCGCGAGGGGCAAAGTCCCAGACCTGACATGTAGAACCACCTCTCCATAGCTTTTCCCAAACTCAGACACCTCATGTTTAAACACGCTGCTTTCTCTGTGGTGCTGAAGTGTCAATGCTTCCTCTCACCAGTTTAAGAGTTAAAAATCCATCACTTGTGGCCGTGCAAAGTGACATCGAGGAGGGCAAAATGCTGGCCAGGGCTTGCTTTCTCGGAGGCACTCTCGGTCTCTCTCACGGTGCTTCACAAAATAGCACTCATGCAGAGGGCGCCACCCGGGACTGCAGAACCTCGAACCCACCTGGACGGATATTCTAAATgcattctaggggctggcgctgtggcccagcaggttaacaccctggcctgaagcgccggcatcccatatgggcgccggttctagtcccggctgctccacttctgatccagctctctgctatggcctggggaagcagtagaggatggcctaagtccttgggcccctgcacatgtgtgtgagaccaggaggaagctcctggcttcggattggtgcagctctggttgatgcagccatctggggagtgaacagcggatgggagacctctctctctctctctctctctgcctctcctctctctgtgtaactctttcaaatgaataaataaatcttaaaaaaaaaaaaaaaaaaaaaaaaaaaaaaaaaaaaaaaaaacaactaaatgcaTTCTAAACGCctcagtcaagaaaaagaaaatctggtcTCCCGAATTCTTCCCAAAGCAGAGACGACGCATGGCCTGTGAGGCGGTGTGCGTGGTCACCGGGGCTGCGAGCCGCTCAGCTGCGCAAGGAGCCTGGGAGTCACCCCTCCCACAGACTCCCACGTCGGGAGACCGTTCTAGGAAGTTACcctaaacaggaaaaaaaaaaaaaaaaaaaaacgcacgaCCGAGCTTATCAtgactttaataaaaaagaaaaaagccagcaACCCGAATTCTTACAATTAGGTGTAACAGCTACATGCTTGGTGTTCCTACGAGTACGCTATCATTCAATCCATGCAACGAATTTCTGGCACAGATTTTATTACATCATCTCACAGATAACAAAACCACAGGAATCCTGAATATCCCAAGGTTGAGGGGGAAGCGACACAAGTGGGAGTCTGTTAACGAGAGCTTGTGCTCTGAACCCACACAACACGTGCACACATACCACCCCCTTGAGAAAGCCCTTCCATGGTGTCCACACGGTGTCCACACACACATTAGGTCCTGCACAGCTAAATTCTATCCCTAAACTGGAACAGGTCATTCCTTGGAGCATTAAGCAGTTTATCAGAGgctttgttatttaaaaagttcCTGTATTACAATGATTCATGTGCATTTTCTaccattcaaatattttcattaatagaGTTCTTTAAAATTGCACGTGAAGAATTAAGTTGGCCAGGATCCATTTTCATATAGGTCAACGTTACTGAAGAAATGCGTGACTCATTGCTATAGATACCGAGACATACATGTAGAATTTAGACAGAACGTGACTTTCTTCCCCAGAACTCTGACACCTCTCTGAATAGCAACACGACCGTAACGtgacccctcctctcccccttgcCAATGTCTGGACAGAACGAAGACCTTGGATAGCAGCATCTGGATTCCGGGAGAAGCGGTGCTCACCTCTCCAGTTTCTTCTCAACGATGGGCACATCCAGCCCCATGGCCTGCTTGGTGATCTGCAGCATCTCCGCGATGCACTGAAGTGTATCTGAAACCCAAACACAACTGCTGCCACTTTCCCGAGAAACACACCAACAAGTGAATCCACACACCTGGGTGAGACCGTGGTTGCACGGCTAACTGCAGGTTTGCCCGCTAGACTTCACAGAAAATCGCCGTTTGTTCACTATTCTCCAAGAATTCAAAACGTTAAAAGAATTGTAACAGAGTAAGAGCAAATCAACTAAATCAACTGGAATGGTTTACCTCGGTTTTCAGGCACTGTGCCGGATGCCCAGACAGCAGCCGTGAATCATCCCTGCTGCTACCCGCCAGACGCAGAGATGCAGaagccctgacacccacatggccTCCTACAGAGCCACACCGACGGAATCCCCATTCGTGTCCCTCGCCCCAAACTACAAAATCCGCTCAACTGCTCTGCCCGCATCACCGAGAACGCAGCGGCTTCCCCTGGTCACACGTCTCAGAGCTGCCCTGGGTCAGCCGTCAGGTCCCAGCTGCACTGAGCTCCTCCGAGTAAATCCGAGTTAGCTCTGAACGCTctcatttctttcactttttacCTTTTCCATCCTCTTCTGGGTTGCGCATGACAGCTCGCAGTGTGTGGAAATAACCACTCACTTCTTTATACCTGTAGTGCAATCGCATGCAGGAGAACTTGGGCTTACCAAAAAGCGTGGGTTCAGGACCTGAAACCAAATGAACACTTCTAAGTTACGTCTTCCACAGGGCATTCTCTAACTTCCAACAGTCAATACAACTCGGCAGGTAGCACCATCTTCTTCATAATCTAATCGacagcacacaaaacacaggCCTGATGAGGCCATGAACTATTCTTTAGTCTCCATTATTAATCTTTGCTGTTCCCTGAGTTAATCTTCACAAGGTAAATAAGGAAAGGAATACAAGTGTCATGTCACCATTCTATCATCATTACTCTCTCAGGAACAGGCTGCCTGGGGGAGTCCCCTTCTGGTGTCTAACAGATGTTATACACATACACTggctgcttaaaaaataaaacccattctTAGAAGCAACAGCTTCTGCTTTCTATGACTCGGTTTGTATATTATAACTtacctatttctattttttccaggtcttctaGGCTTAACCGTTGATACTGGTTGACTTTATCAACTTCATCATCATAACTAGATAAGAGAAAGagtaaagagaattaaaaaatgcatttggcTTGTCAGCTGAGGTTTAACAGTAGCAAACTATTACATGCAGTTAAAATAAAACCTTTCACTAAAGCATACATTTCAGAGTGAAGAGTTACACTTCAGCACTTCTATAACTAGATTAGGCAAGAACAGCATACGCTATTCAACAGATAAAGCAAAACTGGCTCCTAGATcttaaatgtaaaaaagaaatcaattgcaaggcaaaaataatttcagtttataaaaacttttatagaaaaaattccgTATGATCTATGCCAACAGGTGTCTGGGCTGATAACTAAAAAATACAAGTTCACACACagccaaaaataaaatgaataattacaaaacagaaaactcCAGTCTAGTGTAGTATAGGGAACTAGTACTGTATCTGCTGCTGGCACTGTTAACTGACAGGCTGTCTGGAGATCAGCCCGAGTGAAGGCCGTGTAATTCACCACACGCCAGTACCCAGAGCATGCGTGTACATGCGTGTACACACACGTGCCATCTGTGTAGAGGTGGCTGCATGGTTCATGATGGCAAAGAATCGGAAACCTCACACTCCTCACGCTGGgggctcacacacacaaatacaaacaaTGATGCATGGCCACTAATGATAAAAAGATATGGGGCACATCCAAACCTGGGAGGTAACAAGTAATACATGCTAAGGGAATGCAATAGCATAAAAGAACTCTAACTCTACAGCCATATTTTCAAAGTGATGTAAGTCACATAAGGTAAAGGCATCCAATGAAGTTTTATGAAATTTGTAACAAAACCAGTTTCTTGAATTCCATTATGATTCTAAAAAGGAAACTtactaaagtttttaaaaaaattaaaagctttaaaTAGAAAAGCAACTTACTAGGCCACGTAgtaggcagagttagaaagcAGTAACAGCACATCCACATCTCTGTGAGTAGCATCAATGAGGCTAAACAAACATGACACAGGGAATTAGGTGTTTTCATCAGCATTCACTTGCCAAGCATATTTCCCCAGTGTAGACCCTTACAGCAAAAAACTGGTCGGGGGAAAACAAGAAATTCAGTGAGCTCTACCTCGGAGGTTGGATGCATTACAACCCTCCCCTGTGGAAAGCGTTTCAAGAATACCTGAGCAGACTGGGGAAGGGGGGGACTTCCGGGCAGGGTTTCCAGAGAGGGGGCGGGGACTGCAGGGTGACAGAGGCGGTCACCGAGGGCGGGAAACTGAGCGCCTCACATCAACCTTCGGAATAACACCGGCACATCCTGGCTATGCATACATGCGGATACTGCATTGAGGGAACTTTACATAAATCTAATTTATTTGCAAAGACGGAACAAGCCAAGCTACATCCCACTTTACTCACTATAGACTGATTAATTTACTTGGCTTTCGgggaacaaataaacattttcttaacCCAAGTCCCTCCGGCCGTATTCACGTCCACactaaaattaaatatcaaaataaaggTTCGACAGCAGATGTGCTGCTGAGTGGGTAAACCAGCGCAGTGGAGTGGGAGTCCTTGCAGAATGACCGACAGGAAAACGGTCAAAGCGCAACCCCACAGTACCGCGCACAGGCCGAGTCCACTGCCAAGGACTGCCCGTGGCCAGCGCAGCCCCTGCAGGAGGGTGGCGACGCAGCCGCGCTCGCGCTGTCCCCAGGGCTCACCCCTACCCAGCGGACCTGATGGAGACGGAGCGCAGGGTGCGGAGGGCTGATGCGTGCACGGGGCTCCCGCCACTGCGGGCGCGCGCGAGGTCGGCGTCCCAGGAGGGCTCCCGCCGCAGCCGAAACCGCGACCAGGAGGAGCTAGGGGGCCGCAAgccggcgcgggcgcgggcgtgGGCGCTCGGGCCGGGAGCCGCGGCCGCGCCACGCGGACGGCGTCACGCCGCGGCGGTCCTCACGGCGCGGGCTCGCGGGCCGGCTCCCCGCGCCGGGCAGCGGCATGGCGTCCGTCCCGGGCGGCCCGCGGCCACTGCGGTCTCGAGAGGCCGCGGGCGTGCTGAGCCCCCGCCCCGACAGAAACAAAGCAAGACGACGACGAAGCCGACGGCGCAGCCGGACGGGCGCGAGCCCCGGCTACTCGCTCTTGTCCTCCCGCCACTGCGGCAGGCCCTCCTTCCACACGATGAAGACGAAGACCGCCAGCACCACGTGCAGCCCCACCACCGCCACGACGGTCGCGTAGAAGGCGCTGTCCTCGGGGGACATGAGCATCAGGctctggaagagcagcagcttgCAGGAGAAGTACAGCCCCACAGGCACTTTGACCATAAGTCCCGCGAACAGGAGGAAAATCTTGAACGTCATGGCCAGGACGCCGTCCGACTTGGGCTCGGCGGCGGCGCGCTGCGCGGGCGGCGGCCGGTGGGAGCGCGGCATGGTCGGTCGGTCGGTCCGTCCGTCCTTCGAGGCGTCGAGGCTCAGCCCGACAGCCGCCGGCCCCGACCTCGCGCCCGCAGTCACTGCGGCGAATGCTGCAACCGCGATGCGGCAGTGCCAAGTCCCGCCCAGGGCGACGTCGGCCGGCCTTCCGCCCGCCCACTTCCGGCCGCGGAGGCCGCCGAGCGCGCATGCGCGTCCAGTGCTTGCCGCAGAGGGCACGGACCCGGCCCgcgcgggaggggcgggggctgccgGCTCCGGCGAGTTTCGTGGCGTCTAGCGAGGACTGTGGCCGTGGGCATCGGTGCCCCACACTGCCACCGGCCCAAGGGACGGCTGCCGTGCCCACACTGCCCAACGGTGGCGCGGACAGGAGGTCGGGGTTCGGAGCGCAAGCTGGGCTGAGGGGCGCCGCTGCGGCCCGAGTCCCCGCCGGACGGGCTGAGGGGCGCTGCCGCGGCCCGAGTCCCCGCCGGATGGGCTGAGGGGCGCTGCCGCGGCCCGAGTCCCCGCCGGACGGGCTGAGGGGCGCCATGTAGCCCGAGTCCCCGCCGGACGGGCTGAGGGGCGCCGACGCGGCCCGAGTCCCCGCGGGACGGGCTGAGGGGCGCCATGTAGCCCGAGTCCCCGCCGGACAGGCTGAGGGGCGCCGCCGCGGCCCAAGTCCCCACCGGATGGGC of the Oryctolagus cuniculus chromosome 15, mOryCun1.1, whole genome shotgun sequence genome contains:
- the INPP5F gene encoding phosphatidylinositide phosphatase SAC2 isoform X2, which produces MRYKRRGVDKNGNVANYVETEQLIHVHNHTLSFIQTRGSVPVFWSQVGYRYNPRPRLDRSEKETVAYFCAHFEEQLKIYKKQVIINLVDQAGREKIIGDAYLKQVLLFNSSQLTYVSFDFHEHCRGMKFENVQTLTDAIYDIILDMKWCWVDQAGVICKQEGIFRVNCMDCLDRTNVVQAAIARVVMEQQLKKLGVMPPEQPLPMKCNRIYQIMWANNGDSISRQYAGTAALKGDFTRTGERKLAGVMKDGVNSANRYYLNRFKDAYRQAVIDLMQGIPVTEDLYSIFNKEKEHEALHKETQRSHQELISQLLQSYMKLLLPEEEKFHGGWALIDCDPSLIDATHRDVDVLLLLSNSAYYVAYYDDEVDKVNQYQRLSLEDLEKIEIGPEPTLFGKPKFSCMRLHYRYKEVSGYFHTLRAVMRNPEEDGKDTLQCIAEMLQITKQAMGLDVPIVEKKLERKSSKPHEDIIGIRSQNQGSLAQGKNFLMSKFSSLNQKVKQTKSNVNIGNLRKLGNFTKPEMKVNFLKPNLKVNLWKSDSSLETMETTGAVDKKVQAESDGDVSSDNDSYHSDEFLTNASPDGDRQLANSLESVGPGDYVLPSCGIIASAPRLGSRSQSVSGSDVSIHAPSEMTGAHGSGFGRGQESPPKRSPSADSIHTLTVDVYCHRFVQDARSKAAPLSEASPTRQQASEEGNPVTDQVSKEETQPGPTDQMPSRPSQLNVALPAADSQFLSVEPVRSVLSQKTPSSCSGVLELETGLHVTPSPSESSSSRAVSPFAKIRSSMVQVASFTQAGLTHGINFAVAKVQKSPAEPEVAAEVQQSELRSMFTQCQTRIIQI